The DNA region TAATGTAACTATTTTACCAACTTATTTAAGGGTTTTAATAACTAGTAGAGGGAGAGGATGattgagaggagagagagagaggggagatcGGTATAATTTTGTAACACGTCTCATAAGAAATCCctataataatattaacattaCCAACCTCTAACACAGCATAATTAAATGTCAATTTGATAGAGTGGCTACAACAGCCTTGTCGACATGAAGAATCTAATAGCTTAACAAAGGCTTCTAAAAAGTTATACTGCAGACTATGATTCATGTCAAACTGGAGATAAAGTTGTGGCTACCAAAGTGCCAATCTCCCCTGTCAATAGAACCATTCCAGTTTCTTCATTCAGGTTTCTTCAAATTCAAACAGTTATCTGACGCTCGTTTAAACAAATCCTGAACTTGATTTAATTCCTTCTCTAAAATCAAGAAGCAGGCAAGAATGTTAGCTAACAACCTTGATCAAATTATAGAGCTATGCAAGTTTACcgaataaataaaagaacaaggaGAAAAAAATGCTAAAGTAGCTTGAAACCAGTTCATTATTCAAAATCGTTGCACTTGGAGAATCTTATGTTATATAAATTGCACACATGGCTAACCATTCAAAACATCTTATTAGATAATAGATACTTCAATTCAAGATTAAACAGTTTTTCTAAATATGAGTATGACCAAAATGTTGCTGTTCAATAAGGCCTCTAGTTAACAACTTTACTAGCTAGAGATCTCTCCTAATCATATCTTAGTAATCAACATTAATTTACATTTTAGTACGATCTGAATAGAAAATAAGCAGAAAACTCGGATGAAAAGATTGAAATTGGAGATAACCTGCAGCTTCGAGTTGCTTCTGTAGTTCTTGGCCTATAGCATCATTCTCAGCCTGTAATGTGAAGTACAAATATAAGCAGAATCCCAATGTAAGAACTGATTCCCTCTTCAGATGAGGCTTTACATTATTAAGAACAGCAAAAAccctaaaataataattaaaaaaaaagatgagaCTAAAAAGCAGTTAGGTTGACACCTGTAGGTCAGCAATCCTTTTAATCTGCGCTTCTTCACCTCCCTCGGATATTGGAAGTGCCGCAACTAATGCATCAAACTGCAGAAAAGATACCAAAAACGTTTCAAGATTATAAGGAAGATTAGGGCAGCAAAGAAAACAAGAAGTAAGGAACCCTGTGCTTTAGCTAAAATGGTGCATACCTGTTTAGCAGCCTTCACCAAACCAGCACTCATCAGCTTGGGCTGTTCAGAGAAGTTTGAGCCATCCTCCGTAGGATGAGGAGGTGGTTCAGGATAATGTGGTGAGAGCCGATTAGGAGGAGCATCCCTTTGCAAGGTCCCAATGGTATTGAAAGCAAGATGTGCAATCAAATTAACTTGTTCTTGTAATTGAGAAATTATATCCATTAAAACTGAAAATTCCTGGAGCAAAAGTTGAGACCTGGCAGAATCGAGCAGAGACAACCACCCACGCTGCAGTGCAAGCAGCAACAACCACGCACAGCTCGATCACTCACTGGCGGAGGAGGGAGATGAGACGCAAGCACAAGACGCAGAGGATACAGCGAGAGGCACGGCGACGGCGGCGAGCGTGCGGTGGCGGTGAATCGAGGTGAGCTGAGAGtaagtgagtgagagagagagatgggAGTGGGGTGGGTAGCTTCAGAactaggttttttttttgttaaaaattaaaaacgtcaaacgacgtcgtttaggAGCGGGGATTTAAAAAAATCCGAACCGTTTTTTTGTAAGGTTCTGAGAACCAAACCCGATTATGGAACCGTTTTAActactaatttattaatttattagttcaaCCCATAGTTGTCAAAATCAAACCGGTAATCAAACCGATCAGATTACTGAATCACTGAGTCACTGGTTCAACCGAcaaatcactggttgaaccggtgactcggtattatataaataaaaaataaaaatagtaaaaaatttaaaattttaatttaaaatacatatttttactaatattttaaaaatatcaaaatattttaaaatattatagacCAGAAATAAtaggtattttattatttttattctattataaatatttttattttgtttttatattaaaataactattatttttaaatttcaacaatttattaattagtttatatctattatattattatatactataagtatttattaaaaaataatattaatagatagatttaattactctgcaggtccctatagttttaccaaattttcaattaagtccctatactttttttcttttcaattaggtccctatacatcatttttttttcaatttagtccttgtTAACGTTaaacgtaaaaaaaatattagtaaattgtgaaattatctgtatacccttagggacctaattgaaaagaaaaaaagtataaggacctaattgaaaattcaataaaactataaatattcaatgaaagatattcctataatcctTATTCAATGATTCTACAAcatgaaagatattcctataatcccttttattttgtcattatcatttttttgcttatttatatacaaattgtaccaaaaataatttctttttatttttttgactttcaaaataccttatcttaagaacatacaaaaaaaagtaatgaataaaataaaacagaaatagtagtaaaaagtatatataaaattcaatttccaTCATTCAAGTATTTATTATGATCATGTAACATTTTACATTTGTGTAGATTCATGAAATATAGTTTATGTCTTTATCATATCATGGTATACTATAGAAAACCACAAGGCTATGTAATTTGAAATCTAAAAATGAAAACCATAAAAAGCATAGTTTCAGTATAATACATAAAATCTGGAAATCAATTCTTGTGTTGCAGCCTCCCACTCTCTGAACCGGCATAAGGATCAACAATAACATTAATAACAACCGGTTCTGAAAGAGTAGACTTGAAGCAATGTCTGAATTGAAACCAATGTCACTATCACAAGGCTTTCTGCAGCAAAACCAGGGAACAGAGAAGCTAAGAACTCCAAAGGGTTCAAATTAGTATCATCCACGATTGCATTCTCAGCAAAGATGTCAGTTAAGAATCCATGTCCTGAGTTGTCATCATAAGTAAGCCCCTCTTGACCACTGCTAACAAGCTTGTTGGCACTCCCAATTGGCCTATCCCAAGGATTCGCTGAAGTGTTCAAAGTGCTTCCTGAAGATGGATCCTTCCGAAAGCTAGAATTGGAAAACCTTGGTCTATCAGTAAAGTTATTGCCATTAATGTGCTGCTGAGATAATTCTTCCTGCTCATTGAATATAATTCTTCCTGCTGAGATAAACCTTGGTCTGTCATTATAAACTGCACCAACCATCTTTGACtataggattttgattttattttcaccaTTTATGAACAAGAACATCAATTTTATATGAATCTGTGTCTTAACTTATAAGAGCTGCAAATTTTCGTTCACATCAAGAACACACCAAAGTAAAAAGAGCACCATGGAAAACTAATAGTTTCCCTTGATGGAGTCTAGCAAATATCATATAAATTTGAACATCTTTTAAGTCTGAACTTCTTGGTGCATGTTTAAATCAATACAGCACCACTTAAAAAGCGAGGAATAGCCTTAAACACCAATTGGTCCAAGCAAGCTAGAAAGTAAAGCAAAAGCAACCCACAaaatcaaacagaaagaaggCAAATTCTTTTGCTTTATTTGGTTTCCACTTACATTTCAACATTAACAAAATATAACAACATTAAACATCCCCCTGCGGGGGAACCCTTTTTTTCAGAGTCACTTAGGATTACTAACAACTCTGCTAATTAGAGTTCAATGAATAGAACCATGAATAAAAACCACATGAGCCTATCCAACTGCAAGTGGATCAGATCACAAAATATTTTCTAGCCCCCAAGGAACATAAAATgaacaatttttaattaattaaaggataattaaagctcataacaaaataaaagGGGGCATTTAAAGCTAATCCAGCTCCATTGTCTAGGATGACGATAGTTAGAATCTAACCTGGGTTTAAGATGGGAAGGATTTGCCATGAAAACGAAGAAATTGTTAATTGGAAAAAAATATGGGATTTTGGCAGATCGACTTCAGGCAGCAAGGCGAGGTACGGCGAGGGAACGCGACAGAAGTGACACACCACCAGTGGGAAGCAGAGTAGAGCAGACGCACGACTAGCGCAGAGCAGTGTAACGCAGACCAAGGACGACAGACGATGACGACGATGGACGCTCACGCCGCCaaggacgacgacgacgacgccGCCGCAGATGGAGGACGACACCAACGAATGGATCAGAGGAGAAACGCAGTGACTTCACAGAGAACAAGCGCTGACTAGGGTTCTTTGTTTTTGGATAAAATGACAAGGGTGtttttggtattttaaaaaaatagaagtgGGTTTAATTAGCTATTATAACTTAATTAGGAGAATATtcgatttttgaaaagaatattctgttattttaAACGGTTTTGTCACggtagggactaaattgaaaaaaaattaacatctaaggacccaattgaaaagaaaaaaagtataggaacctaattgaaaatttggtgaaactatagggacctgcagagtaattaaacttgatagatattatataattataaaaaaaataaatgagtttataattattattaaataaaatataattaatttaagaataaatgaatttataactaaatttaaaataaattggatagaaataaattatttgataaaagatatgtatatatattataatttgcataTATATCAATAAAAACCATCCCAGCCTTGTGGTTGTTAATAGGGTTATTCTTCCAAGAGGGGAGGGGTTCAATCCCTTATGCTacattttgttaaaatttaatttctaaccGGTTCAGTTGGACTGAACTTTACCGGGTTTGACCGGTTTTCACCGGTTCGTACCGGGTTTAACCGGTTCACGGTGGTTTTAAACCTTATACGGTCCAAACAACAGACCGGACCAGTAAAGGGTCTAGTTCACCGGTTTTTCAATTGAACCGACCAGTCCGGTTCGATTCTGCCAACACTGGTTCAACCCATTTGACTGTGATTCAACCAAAAaaatcgttttataataaaataataaataaaaatataaataaacatactaaaatataattatagtttaatataaattttaaaatatcatccaaattaaaagtattacataaaccataatgttataatctcattcaaatacaaactcaaaagtcaaataacaaaaaaacaacCAAACATAAAATGCCAACATCTAAATTTGTCAACAACTAAACATAAACTGCCATATTTTGTAAACATGGAGCAGAACTACCAAACAACCTCCACCATTTATCTACAAGGTACAATCCTATAACGATGctattagttatcaaattaagaAAATGAAAGCATAAAATATGTGTATAGACATGGCTGCAATCACACTCCTCCACCATTCATATATGTTTGTGCATGTTTTCTGACATGATTGTAAATAGATTGAGAGGCAAGCAGTATGCAACTATTTGGGTTCTAAAATGGTATTTTATCtccaataaataaatattgatgCTGAATTATGTTCAAACTCAGTTCAACTTTTACTTTAGTCCTTAGCTCCTTATTCCTTTAGTTCAATTTTTTAGTACTTCTACCAAATAtataaaaaagcaaaagaaaaaaaagggaagaaagaaggatgcataatcattcatttttatttttaataattgcaaatattttaattttaaacaaaaataagtgTACAGAATAATTTTAGTTTTGGGTGGCAAGTGGTAACCATTGATTTTGGGTTTGAGTTTCAAATCTTCTGGCAAATTATTATGACCTTCACAACTGATAATTGTTCTGAACAACAATGTCCTTTTCAAGTGCTGGTTATTGGCAAACACATGAACTATCAATAGAGAAAAAACTGGGTTTAGTGAAAGTGACATTTCAACCATTTACCAGTGCTTCAAATTATTATGAGTTATGATTTGCCATGTAGAGAGATCCCATCATCCTTccatctattaattattattaattaattattaataaataataataataaatacagtTATTAAAAGTTTTAGCTTCTAGTTCTTTACTCTTCCCTGCATTCCCAAACCATCAATAGCAATAAGCATTTAAGAaccataagataaaaaatatcagACATAGATAATTTAGACACAGTGATacacaataaacaaaatcaacAGCAGCAAGGTTGGAATAAAAAATATCAGAATCAAATCACAGATTAACTGATTAACTAACAAACTAAAACCGCAATTacagttacaaaaataaaaaataccttcgAGGGAAGGGCTGTGCGATGGAACAGAGCTGACGCTGCTGAAGGACCGGAGCGCGGTGGAACAGAGCTGGCACCGCGGGACAGCAGCTGCGCGATGGAGACACAAGGCGCGGCGGGACAGTGGCTGTGCGATGGAGGCACGAGGCGCGGCTGGGCAGTGGCTCTGCGATGGAGGCACGAGGCGCGGCGGGATAGTGGCTACTAAGTTCGATCGGTGGCGGAGACCACGGTAGTGGGGAAAGCCGCTTCCAGAAGTTGCGACGGCGGCGATAACAGGGCGGTGGCTGGACGGAAGTGAAGgagtgaggaaggagctcaagaTGAGAGGAAGGAGGAGTGAGTGaggggagtggatcctctccagtgagAAAAAACTGGATAATATCCGGTGTTCAATCTAACCATTCATTGCactctctctcttatttatttctgGTTCCACTCATAGAATCAAAGGTGATAGATCACAATGAATTCTATCGATTGTTAAAAAAACTGGAGAGGATCTTTTTCCGTGAGTGAGTGAGGTCGTGAGGCAGTGAGGGTGGTGCAGTTTAGTTAGGGTTTCTTTGAAGCATGAAACAAAACAGCGCCGTTTGGGGAATTTTTGAAAACCGGGCGGGTCCCTGTTCGGTTCGACTGACCAGCTCCTGGCCGGTTCGGCGGTTCATCATCGGTTTTCAAATTTGACGGTTATAGTTTTTTATCGAATCGCAAACCTCGTCGGTTCATGGTTCGACCGGACGGTTCGAACCGGTTTTAAAAACCTTGGATTTTTGGCTTTTTCAACTATACATCTAACTGTAGAAACATTGGGGACTGGGGAGAGAGTGGGAAGAAATGGTTACTACTACTATGTTGTCTGTCCCGAACATGAGAACACTGGAAACAAGGTTGGGGGCAGGGTCTTACCTTGGTCAACCTTGTTTTTGGTGCAGCTGCAACTTCAATCCCACAGTTTCATTGTCAGTAGTATCATGTAAAATTCAAAAGCCTGCCACAGGACTTACTACCAAGAAAACGAAGCTTAATTCTTCAGACTCATTGAATCAAACAGTTGGTGGGCAcaacaaggagaagaagaaaagagtgtTCTTTTTAGATGTTAATCCACTCTGTTACGAAGGAAGCAAACCTAGCTTGCACTCTTTTCTTCGATGGCTCTCTCTTTTCCTCTCCCAAGTCAGCCATACTGACCCTGTCATTGCTGTAAGACTCTGTAACATTCTTTCTGCCTTAAATTTTGGTTCTGCTGTTGCCCCCATGAATTGAATTGATTATGGTTTGTTTCAATATTTGTATATAAGGTTAAAACTACTTGATAAATTTCGTTAATCCAATTGTGATAACCCTTTGAGATTTATCTCATGATTAAGCAGGTTGTTGACGGAGAAAGAGGTAGTGAGCATCGTAGACAATTACTACCTTCTTATAAAGCACAGAGAACAAAGTTCATGAGACACTTATCATCTTCACAGAGACTTTCAAAAGGCTATGTTGGCAAGTCCTATCAAGTTATCAGCGATGTTCTTCGAAAATGCAATGTGCCTGTGAGTTTTTATTCTCATGAAAATATGCTTTGTGTCTATATATGCcttaatatttgattatttactTTACTTTGATTCAATCACATTATTCATTAGTGCAAGATGAAAGCATGCAGATTATAAAAGTCGATGGCCATGAAGCCGATGATGTTGTCGCTACACTTGCAGGACAAGTTCTTGATAAAGGATTTCGAGTGGTGATAGCCTCCCCTGATAAGGATTTCAAACAGCTTATCTCTGAAGATGTGCAAATAGTTATGCCATTGCCGGAGTTAAGAAGGTGGTCTTTCTACACCCTGAAGCACTACAAAGATCAGTATAATTGTGACCCCCAATCTGATCTGAGTCTTAGTAAGTACAACATACACCTAGCCATCGTTTGATATGTTTGACGTATATATTCATTGACAATATGTGAAGTTCTTGTAACTGGTGATAAATCTTAATGTCATTATGTCTAGTATTGTTATTAATGTGTGCTCTCGCTTTGTAGGATGTATTGTAGGTGATGAAGTAGATGGTGTTCCTGGTATCCAACATGTGGTCCCTAGTTTTGGTCGAAAGACTGCTGTAAAACTTATTAAGAAGCATGGATCATTGGAAAATTTATTAGGTGCAGCTGCAATAAGGACTGTGGGCAAACCATATGCACAAGATGCCCTTACAAAGTATGCCGATTA from Arachis hypogaea cultivar Tifrunner chromosome 10, arahy.Tifrunner.gnm2.J5K5, whole genome shotgun sequence includes:
- the LOC112715913 gene encoding mediator of RNA polymerase II transcription subunit 21, which produces MDIISQLQEQVNLIAHLAFNTIGTLQRDAPPNRLSPHYPEPPPHPTEDGSNFSEQPKLMSAGLVKAAKQFDALVAALPISEGGEEAQIKRIADLQAENDAIGQELQKQLEAAEKELNQVQDLFKRASDNCLNLKKPE
- the LOC112715914 gene encoding uncharacterized protein isoform X2: MVTTTMLSVPNMRTLETRLGAGSYLGQPCFWCSCNFNPTVSLSVVSCKIQKPATGLTTKKTKLNSSDSLNQTVGGHNKEKKKRVFFLDVNPLCYEGSKPSLHSFLRWLSLFLSQVSHTDPVIAVVDGERGSEHRRQLLPSYKAQRTKFMRHLSSSQRLSKGYVGKSYQVISDVLRKCNVPIIKVDGHEADDVVATLAGQVLDKGFRVVIASPDKDFKQLISEDVQIVMPLPELRRWSFYTLKHYKDQYNCDPQSDLSLRCIVGDEVDGVPGIQHVVPSFGRKTAVKLIKKHGSLENLLGAAAIRTVGKPYAQDALTKYADYLRRNYQVLALKRDVNVQLLEEWLVDRNTNNDKIALSTFLKYLEGSKE
- the LOC112715914 gene encoding uncharacterized protein isoform X1 → MVTTTMLSVPNMRTLETRLGAGSYLGQPCFWCSCNFNPTVSLSVVSCKIQKPATGLTTKKTKLNSSDSLNQTVGGHNKEKKKRVFFLDVNPLCYEGSKPSLHSFLRWLSLFLSQVSHTDPVIAVVDGERGSEHRRQLLPSYKAQRTKFMRHLSSSQRLSKGYVGKSYQVISDVLRKCNVPIIKVDGHEADDVVATLAGQVLDKGFRVVIASPDKDFKQLISEDVQIVMPLPELRRWSFYTLKHYKDQYNCDPQSDLSLRCIVGDEVDGVPGIQHVVPSFGRKTAVKLIKKHGSLENLLGAAAIRTVGKPYAQDALTKYADYLRRNYQVLALKRYVLQNIYLQIHIFPYSGPKNWFMVVLILFTFALVDIT